A genomic region of Pseudomonas sp. RSB 5.4 contains the following coding sequences:
- a CDS encoding alpha/beta fold hydrolase: protein MQSSSNLFPVALISAERRGDLSEDVYRLKPGNSPDWSVEIAVTRLGMADDTTPRGVPVIMLHGSFSNRRFWFSPKGLGLGAYLTRLGFDVWIPEMRGHGLSQRNQDYRRNRVADYARYDLPAIAAFVREQSGQVPHWIGHSLGGITLAAALGGEYLGEPAVASAAFFGTQVSRTYWPLKIPPVEWSGRFILKRFAQLSGSRLKRGPEDEPIGLALESMRWYGLFGRFGDKDKDWWAGLAEVQVPVLAVTAAGDHQDPAWACRKLFEQIGSEHKKFVNLGREQGFSDNFGHVEMLVSKAAQAEVWPLVARWLQDQQTPLLGDKPDLAAAG from the coding sequence ATGCAAAGCAGCAGCAACCTGTTTCCTGTCGCCCTGATCAGCGCCGAACGTCGCGGTGATCTGAGCGAAGATGTGTATCGATTGAAACCCGGCAACAGTCCCGACTGGTCCGTGGAAATCGCCGTGACCCGTCTGGGCATGGCCGATGACACGACACCGCGCGGCGTGCCGGTGATTATGCTGCACGGCAGTTTTTCCAATCGGCGCTTCTGGTTTTCCCCCAAAGGACTGGGGCTGGGCGCGTACCTGACGCGTCTGGGTTTTGATGTATGGATTCCGGAGATGCGCGGCCATGGCCTGTCGCAGCGCAACCAGGACTACCGCCGCAACCGCGTGGCTGACTACGCCCGGTACGATCTGCCGGCGATTGCCGCGTTCGTGCGCGAGCAGAGCGGGCAGGTGCCACACTGGATCGGCCATTCGCTGGGCGGCATTACCCTGGCGGCGGCGCTGGGTGGCGAATACCTTGGCGAGCCAGCCGTGGCTTCCGCGGCGTTTTTCGGCACGCAGGTCAGTCGCACGTACTGGCCGCTGAAGATTCCACCGGTGGAGTGGAGCGGGCGCTTCATTCTCAAGCGTTTCGCGCAATTGTCCGGCTCACGCCTCAAGCGCGGCCCGGAGGACGAGCCGATCGGTCTGGCGCTGGAAAGCATGCGCTGGTACGGCTTGTTTGGGCGTTTTGGCGACAAGGACAAGGATTGGTGGGCCGGCCTGGCCGAGGTGCAGGTGCCGGTGCTGGCCGTGACGGCGGCGGGCGATCATCAGGATCCGGCGTGGGCCTGTCGCAAGCTGTTCGAGCAGATCGGCTCCGAGCACAAGAAATTCGTCAATCTGGGGCGTGAGCAGGGCTTCAGTGACAATTTCGGTCACGTCGAGATGCTGGTGAGCAAGGCTGCACAGGCCGAAGTCTGGCCGCTGGTGGCGCGCTGGCTGCAGGACCAGCAGACACCATTGCTCGGCGACAAGCCGGATCTGGCGGCCGCGGGTTGA
- the rraA gene encoding ribonuclease E activity regulator RraA, with product MNHYLTPDLCDAYPELVQVLEPMFSNFGGRDSFGGEIVTIKCFEDNSLVKEQAELKGDGKVLVVDGGGSLRRALLGDMIAEKAAKNGWEGLVIYGCIRDVDVIAQTDLGVQALASHPMKTEKRGIGDLNVPVTFAGVTFHPGHYIYADNNGVIISPSPLKMPE from the coding sequence ATGAACCATTACCTCACGCCTGACCTGTGCGACGCCTATCCGGAGCTGGTGCAGGTGCTGGAACCGATGTTCAGCAATTTCGGCGGCCGTGATTCTTTCGGCGGCGAAATCGTGACCATCAAATGTTTCGAAGATAACTCGCTGGTCAAAGAGCAAGCCGAACTCAAGGGTGACGGCAAGGTGCTGGTGGTCGATGGCGGCGGTTCGCTGCGTCGCGCGCTGTTGGGCGACATGATCGCCGAGAAAGCCGCGAAAAACGGTTGGGAAGGGCTGGTGATCTACGGTTGCATTCGTGACGTCGACGTCATCGCCCAGACCGATCTCGGTGTCCAGGCGCTGGCCAGCCATCCAATGAAGACCGAAAAACGCGGTATCGGCGACCTTAACGTACCGGTGACTTTCGCCGGCGTGACGTTCCACCCGGGCCACTACATTTATGCGGACAACAACGGCGTGATCATCTCGCCGAGCCCGCTGAAGATGCCTGAATAA